The proteins below come from a single Candidatus Eremiobacteraceae bacterium genomic window:
- a CDS encoding DUF4126 domain-containing protein, with translation MSFDPTAQYALAYALTTTAGLRGFLTMLVASVAVHLGWIHPSATFAWLGSDTATIVLAVFAVLEMLADKFPGVDHAMQAVYFVARPVAAAILVGATVHPSNSAELYAMMAAGGLNALIVHGSASTARVASTVTTAGLGNTALSFLEDGVTAGGLFLAFFKPIAAAIVALAFVVFLVVVARGTVARVRALAPRRDR, from the coding sequence ATGTCGTTTGACCCGACCGCGCAGTACGCGCTTGCGTATGCGCTGACGACGACCGCCGGATTGCGCGGATTTTTGACGATGCTCGTCGCCTCGGTCGCCGTCCATCTCGGCTGGATCCATCCGAGCGCGACGTTCGCATGGCTCGGGTCGGACACGGCGACCATCGTCCTCGCGGTCTTCGCAGTGCTTGAGATGCTCGCGGACAAGTTCCCCGGCGTCGATCACGCGATGCAGGCCGTGTATTTCGTCGCGAGACCCGTCGCCGCCGCGATCCTCGTCGGCGCGACTGTCCACCCGTCGAACAGCGCGGAGCTCTACGCGATGATGGCGGCCGGCGGCCTCAACGCGCTCATCGTCCACGGGTCGGCATCGACCGCGCGAGTCGCATCGACCGTGACGACGGCCGGGCTCGGCAATACCGCGCTCAGCTTCCTCGAAGACGGCGTGACCGCGGGCGGATTGTTCCTCGCGTTCTTCAAGCCGATCGCCGCCGCGATCGTCGCTCTCGCGTTCGTCGTCTTCCTCGTCGTCGTGGCGCGCGGCACCGTCGCCCGCGTCCGCGCGCTCGCCCCCCGCCGCGACCGCTAA
- a CDS encoding MFS transporter produces MSTVARAQGIFASRTFSLFYAGQALSYVGDGLRTLAIPLLVYHLTGSPLSLGVSYALEFLPFALFGPIGGALADRLDRRRMMLLCDFIRFLVLALFALAYARGVLTLPWLYAGIAIIATCAAFFIGGQSPSIPFLLGKDRASPAVAALIAAEQGANLIVPPIGGALFALVGPLPELAINAFTYLTSQLSLYVLPTLGPDVPGRMPTVRELVADVAEGFRIVLADDAMRAVAMLSGALNFFGIMAFAVIIPFLERDLGASTQQVGLAFGVIAAGSVVGSLIAGRYGMRWPFGKALITAYAIDAFIFLPVVFAHELWFGVTFFACASACGSFEIAQIVAWRMRVAPEDKVGRVSASVRLIALIGLVPGTLIGGWIAQVYGARDAMIASAIGWTIAALYAAAIKALRHEAR; encoded by the coding sequence ATGTCAACCGTCGCCCGCGCTCAGGGCATCTTCGCGTCTCGCACGTTCAGCCTGTTCTACGCCGGCCAAGCGCTCAGCTACGTCGGAGATGGCCTGCGCACGCTCGCGATCCCGCTGCTCGTCTATCACCTGACCGGCTCCCCGCTGTCGCTCGGGGTCTCGTACGCGCTCGAGTTCCTCCCGTTCGCGCTGTTCGGCCCGATCGGCGGCGCGCTCGCCGACCGGCTCGACCGGCGCCGGATGATGCTGCTCTGCGATTTCATCCGCTTCTTGGTCCTCGCGCTGTTCGCGCTCGCGTACGCGCGCGGCGTGCTGACGTTGCCGTGGCTGTACGCCGGCATCGCGATCATCGCCACATGCGCAGCGTTCTTCATCGGCGGACAATCGCCGAGCATTCCATTCTTGCTCGGCAAGGATCGCGCGTCGCCGGCCGTCGCAGCGCTCATCGCCGCCGAGCAAGGAGCGAACCTCATCGTGCCGCCCATCGGCGGCGCGCTGTTCGCGCTCGTCGGTCCGCTGCCCGAGTTAGCGATCAACGCGTTCACGTACCTAACGTCGCAGCTGTCGCTCTACGTGTTACCGACGCTCGGTCCAGACGTACCGGGTCGGATGCCTACGGTGCGAGAGCTCGTTGCGGACGTCGCCGAGGGGTTCCGCATCGTGCTGGCGGACGACGCGATGCGCGCCGTCGCAATGCTCAGCGGAGCGCTCAACTTCTTCGGCATCATGGCGTTCGCCGTGATCATCCCGTTCTTGGAGCGCGATCTCGGCGCTTCGACGCAGCAGGTCGGGCTCGCGTTCGGCGTCATCGCCGCAGGCTCGGTGGTCGGGTCGCTGATCGCCGGCCGTTACGGCATGCGTTGGCCGTTCGGCAAGGCGCTCATAACCGCGTACGCGATAGACGCCTTCATATTCTTACCGGTCGTCTTCGCGCACGAGCTGTGGTTCGGGGTCACGTTCTTCGCGTGCGCAAGCGCGTGCGGCTCGTTCGAGATCGCGCAGATCGTCGCGTGGCGCATGCGCGTCGCGCCCGAGGACAAGGTCGGTCGCGTCTCGGCGTCCGTGCGTCTCATCGCGCTCATCGGGCTCGTGCCGGGGACGCTCATCGGCGGATGGATCGCGCAAGTGTACGGCGCACGCGACGCGATGATCGCCTCGGCGATCGGCTGGACCATCGCAGCCCTCTACGCGGCCGCCATCAAAGCGCTCCGGCACGAGGCGCGCTAG
- a CDS encoding DUF4097 family beta strand repeat-containing protein, whose translation MKAIAIVAVAAVALSALVARAGAWPMQTQTDTKTYDVDSDAQIAVDATDADVSIKGWNSSKVEVVTKKTAWSSGDFARIDSTVDATSDHVSVSENARTDCDNCGVSYELRVPAGAHVTVSTASGDVDVRSIAGPVHIDAMSGDLEIHDIGGQVYAKTRSGDISMSNVASSVAAYDSSGDINAENLTNDTSLVSDSGSVDAAFDSLTHIHEVRIKSASGDVSITVPRGAGFSIDASTSSGSMDSNLRVPIQERDSGATVHAQVGSGGAAVQLETASGDIQVTMR comes from the coding sequence ATGAAAGCCATCGCGATCGTGGCCGTTGCTGCCGTCGCTCTTAGCGCGCTTGTCGCGCGGGCCGGCGCATGGCCCATGCAGACGCAGACCGACACGAAGACGTACGACGTCGACTCTGACGCGCAGATCGCCGTCGACGCGACGGACGCCGACGTCAGCATCAAAGGTTGGAATTCGAGCAAAGTCGAGGTCGTGACGAAGAAGACCGCTTGGTCGAGCGGCGATTTCGCGCGCATCGATTCGACGGTCGACGCGACCTCCGATCACGTGTCGGTCTCGGAGAACGCTCGGACGGATTGCGACAACTGCGGCGTATCGTACGAACTGCGGGTACCGGCCGGCGCACACGTCACGGTATCGACTGCGAGCGGCGACGTCGACGTGCGCAGCATCGCAGGACCTGTGCATATCGACGCGATGAGCGGCGACCTCGAGATACATGACATCGGCGGTCAAGTCTATGCCAAGACGCGGAGCGGCGACATCAGCATGTCGAACGTCGCGTCGTCCGTAGCCGCATACGATTCGTCGGGTGACATCAACGCGGAGAATCTCACGAACGACACGTCGCTCGTGTCGGATTCCGGCAGCGTCGACGCCGCCTTCGACAGTCTGACGCACATCCACGAGGTACGGATCAAAAGCGCAAGCGGCGACGTTTCGATCACGGTCCCGCGCGGTGCCGGCTTCTCGATCGACGCGTCGACCAGTTCGGGTTCGATGGACAGCAATCTCCGGGTGCCGATCCAAGAACGCGATTCCGGAGCGACCGTGCACGCGCAGGTCGGCAGCGGCGGCGCGGCGGTACAGCTCGAGACCGCGAGCGGCGACATCCAAGTCACGATGCGCTGA
- the groL gene encoding chaperonin GroEL (60 kDa chaperone family; promotes refolding of misfolded polypeptides especially under stressful conditions; forms two stacked rings of heptamers to form a barrel-shaped 14mer; ends can be capped by GroES; misfolded proteins enter the barrel where they are refolded when GroES binds): MAAKELLFDEHARRALERGANQLADAVKVTLGPKGRNVVIDKKFGSPTITNDGVTVAKEIELPNHFENMGAQLIKEVASKTNDTVGDGTTTATVLAQAIFREGLRNVAAGSDPLAIKRGIETAVDKVVEALKKMKHPVETKEDIARVASISANDRSIGDIVADAMDKVTKDGVITVEESRTTKTELELKEGMQFDKGYISPYMVTDPERMEATLSDPYLLITERKVSAIADILPLLEKVVQVQKPLVIIAEDVEGEALATLVVNKLRGTFTCVAVKAPGFGDRRKEMLKDIAILTGGTVISEELGLKLDKVTINELGKARTVKITKEETTIVDGAGKKDEIKGRIEQIKRQIEDTDSDFDREKLQERLAKLSGGVAVIQVGAATETELKEKKHRMEDAVSTARSAVEEGMLPGGGAALVHALKTLETPKNGHPSDEQVGINIVRRALEEPLRQIAQNAGHEGSVVVQKVKSLEANHGFDALTGEYGDMFKKGIVDPLKVTRSALENAASIAALLLTTETLVSDKPEEKKNGGGMPPGGGGMGGYDMM; encoded by the coding sequence ATGGCTGCCAAAGAATTGCTGTTCGACGAGCATGCGCGGCGCGCCTTAGAGCGCGGCGCGAACCAGCTCGCCGACGCCGTCAAGGTCACGCTCGGCCCGAAAGGCCGCAACGTCGTCATCGACAAGAAGTTCGGCTCGCCCACGATCACCAACGACGGCGTCACCGTCGCGAAGGAGATCGAGCTTCCGAATCACTTCGAGAACATGGGCGCGCAGCTCATCAAGGAAGTCGCGTCGAAGACGAACGACACCGTCGGCGACGGCACGACGACCGCGACCGTCCTCGCCCAAGCGATCTTCCGTGAAGGCCTCCGCAACGTCGCCGCGGGTTCCGACCCGCTCGCGATCAAGCGCGGCATCGAGACCGCCGTCGACAAGGTCGTCGAGGCGCTCAAGAAGATGAAGCATCCGGTCGAGACCAAAGAAGACATCGCGCGCGTCGCGTCGATCTCGGCGAACGACCGCTCGATCGGCGACATCGTCGCCGACGCGATGGACAAGGTCACCAAGGACGGCGTCATCACCGTCGAAGAGTCGCGCACGACGAAGACCGAGCTCGAACTGAAGGAAGGCATGCAGTTCGACAAGGGCTACATCTCGCCGTACATGGTGACGGACCCGGAGCGCATGGAAGCGACCCTATCCGATCCGTACCTGCTCATCACGGAGCGCAAGGTCTCGGCGATCGCCGACATCCTGCCGCTCCTCGAGAAGGTCGTCCAGGTCCAAAAGCCGCTCGTCATCATCGCAGAAGATGTCGAGGGTGAAGCGCTCGCGACGCTCGTCGTCAACAAGCTGCGCGGCACGTTCACGTGCGTCGCGGTGAAGGCGCCAGGCTTCGGCGATCGCCGCAAAGAGATGCTCAAGGACATCGCCATCCTCACGGGCGGCACGGTCATCTCCGAAGAGCTCGGCCTCAAGCTCGACAAGGTCACGATCAACGAGCTCGGCAAAGCGCGGACGGTCAAGATCACGAAGGAAGAGACGACGATCGTCGACGGCGCCGGCAAGAAGGACGAGATCAAGGGCCGCATCGAGCAGATCAAGCGCCAGATCGAAGATACCGATTCCGACTTCGACCGCGAGAAGCTCCAAGAGCGCCTCGCCAAGCTGTCGGGCGGCGTCGCGGTCATCCAAGTCGGCGCGGCGACCGAGACGGAGCTCAAAGAGAAGAAGCATCGCATGGAAGACGCCGTCTCGACCGCGCGCTCAGCGGTTGAGGAAGGCATGCTTCCCGGCGGCGGCGCGGCGCTCGTGCACGCGCTGAAGACGCTCGAGACGCCGAAGAACGGTCACCCGTCCGACGAACAGGTCGGGATCAACATCGTCCGGCGCGCGCTCGAAGAGCCGCTCCGGCAGATCGCGCAGAACGCGGGCCATGAGGGCTCGGTCGTCGTCCAGAAGGTCAAGTCGCTCGAAGCGAACCACGGGTTCGACGCCCTCACCGGCGAGTATGGCGACATGTTCAAGAAGGGCATCGTCGACCCGCTCAAGGTGACGCGTTCGGCGCTTGAAAACGCCGCCTCGATCGCGGCGCTGCTCCTCACCACAGAGACGCTCGTCTCCGACAAGCCGGAAGAGAAGAAGAACGGCGGCGGCATGCCGCCCGGCGGCGGCGGGATGGGCGGATACGACATGATGTAG
- the groES gene encoding co-chaperone GroES gives MPTATKVDIKPLGDRVVIESVEQAPTSAGGVILPDTAKEKPQEGIILSVGPGRKTDKGEIIKMDVKAGDRVIYSKYSGSEIKIEGKEYLIISEKDVLAIVNR, from the coding sequence GTGCCAACCGCGACGAAAGTCGATATCAAACCGCTCGGTGATCGCGTCGTCATCGAGAGCGTCGAGCAAGCGCCGACGTCCGCAGGCGGCGTCATCCTTCCCGACACGGCCAAAGAGAAGCCGCAGGAAGGCATCATCCTCTCGGTCGGGCCCGGCCGCAAGACCGACAAAGGCGAGATCATCAAAATGGATGTGAAGGCCGGCGACCGCGTCATCTACTCGAAGTACTCGGGGTCGGAGATCAAGATCGAAGGCAAAGAGTACCTCATCATCAGCGAAAAAGACGTTCTCGCGATCGTCAATCGTTAA
- the alr gene encoding alanine racemase encodes MTGSKTRPWLEVSPNTLLANARALAARVAPSALCAVVKSNAYGHGLVPVGKALSEAGIGGLRLGVFTPAEAFELREAGVAAPLIVLGPQEDADIERLSGLAVELALTDDLDASRYRKGAAVHVKIDTGVGRFGGTATGARNTIELCESAGVRIAGVYSHLANAEDLDERFTTSQLERLLAVRAPAGALRHIAASAAAIMWPATRLDMVRCGIALYGYWPSEAVRTVDSARGLTIEHALRWFAPVVQVRDVPEGTTVGYGCEFVAKRPSSIAVLPLGYADGLPRAAGNGALKVRFGNASAPIAGRICMNACMVDVTDVQPQVVRGDVAELDIDDVAQAAGTIAYEVLARLPESLDRVYV; translated from the coding sequence GTGACGGGCTCGAAAACCCGGCCCTGGCTGGAGGTCAGCCCGAACACGCTTCTCGCCAACGCTCGCGCCCTCGCGGCTCGAGTCGCCCCTTCGGCGCTCTGCGCCGTCGTCAAGTCGAACGCTTACGGGCACGGCCTTGTCCCGGTCGGCAAAGCGCTGTCCGAGGCCGGAATCGGCGGACTGCGACTCGGCGTCTTCACCCCGGCCGAGGCGTTCGAGTTGCGCGAGGCCGGCGTGGCCGCGCCCCTCATCGTCCTAGGCCCGCAGGAAGACGCCGACATCGAGCGGTTGTCGGGGCTCGCCGTCGAGCTCGCGCTTACGGACGATCTCGACGCGAGCCGCTACCGCAAGGGCGCGGCCGTCCACGTCAAGATCGACACGGGCGTCGGGCGCTTCGGCGGCACGGCCACCGGCGCGCGCAACACGATCGAACTGTGCGAATCCGCGGGCGTGCGGATCGCCGGCGTCTACTCGCACCTCGCGAATGCTGAAGACCTCGATGAGCGATTCACGACGTCGCAGCTCGAGCGGCTTCTCGCGGTGCGAGCGCCCGCGGGGGCGCTGCGGCATATCGCCGCGAGCGCGGCTGCCATCATGTGGCCGGCGACGCGGCTCGACATGGTGCGCTGCGGCATCGCGTTGTACGGTTACTGGCCCTCGGAGGCGGTGCGCACCGTCGATTCCGCGCGCGGCCTCACGATCGAGCATGCGTTGCGCTGGTTCGCACCGGTCGTGCAAGTGCGCGACGTGCCCGAAGGCACGACGGTCGGTTACGGGTGCGAGTTCGTCGCCAAACGCCCGAGCTCGATCGCCGTGCTGCCTCTGGGTTATGCCGACGGACTTCCTCGTGCCGCGGGCAACGGCGCGCTGAAGGTCCGCTTCGGCAATGCGAGCGCTCCGATCGCCGGCCGCATCTGCATGAACGCGTGCATGGTGGACGTCACCGACGTGCAGCCCCAAGTCGTGCGCGGCGACGTCGCGGAGCTCGACATCGATGACGTCGCACAAGCCGCCGGCACGATCGCCTACGAAGTATTAGCCCGCCTTCCTGAATCGCTCGACCGCGTCTACGTGTGA